In Limosilactobacillus sp. WILCCON 0051, a single window of DNA contains:
- a CDS encoding KxYKxGKxW signal peptide domain-containing protein yields the protein MHDEKIHYKMYKDGKQWAFAAIVTFTFTIVPMTMTTNHAAAASTAEPAVNLQNSAATSSSSAVTLSASATQDTAADSYAASTVNSPTSSTAAKAQSASTSSMAATAASQSAATSSDRAAAATASQTPASTTAAESSQTSSTTSQAASSSTGSASQTSPTSQSAANSQAGAGKTITLDLKQAASTAAVSTDAIANRLVANGLNDTAATFSVKDPEYPSSMYVDTKANRYTFFWATSRDNQTGETGEYNIVLSTDRSGSGILYVTILDSTNKKVLNEYTINEDDYEYYVTTSKDSWSGVYLGRIYNDHYSGVIRNLDSRYDYNWSPRFNVNQGGAVSDSTYYSILSFMIPKLVTQTTSYVDDSGNLIAQSYVQQGLSGQIYTTTGGKVVNGYYETVPSNSSGYMSEFGKIGDTYTKDWHSGDKVVFTQTGADGTMRADYYYNNRLRGSYTLTPSGAGSSITITSGSGGTITIYNIYIPQTRNVQYVYKKLGSLVIDSTDAAFDAAKKTKTQYANDPDDATSAADVTLPTIAGFVPFINGVAVTDYTFNPTKYITSLDQDITVVYRAKQKARVDFVDQDSGNQVISSSGTLTDFDGQPINFSTADQLKQLVYDAKTNPNGKYDLVKDGFPAGATYDSNANIDQVYQVVLKHHHETVDGKTEPANGQKTVKRTIEYYYQGDGKAASSVEQSVTFTRTGDRDRVTGDTIWEDWSKVAAQSIAAVDSPKINGYTADKLTVAGATIKATDKDSTVTVTYVPNKQAVKVIYHDDTTNQDLAVKEFSGNSGADSGRNTKAAIAEYVKQHLKLVSDSTNGQNIIFDKDDQNDQTYVVHFVHETEAVKRTKTVTETIEHHKAIKQLDGTTKYVDVKDQLPVYQATLTFNESGVHDLYTDQKTWNGDWTPTQTFKTVVSPTLAGYTPDVAQVDAVAITVTDANYGQSLNVHHDIIYVGKSQILVVNYIDDTTPKVLEHWTGTGQSGQTLDYTTAATISKYLGQHYVLVSDATNGNRPVLDEDDISNNQVLEVHLKHQTTSTSRTMKVTEEIKYVYKGDANYKDGTLVDQSLLKQANPLTRELVFEQDGVTDNVTNTTTWNQDWKQTKSFKAVTTPNLKGYSVSVDEVPAQSVTIDASTFDQKGKTYSFTVNYTPLKQTALIKYIDGSANDKELETDTQTGLSNQKLDYTSMRNQILAKYANYEVASDETENGIVFNDDAGQDQIFKIVLKHKTAAVTRSVDVKQIIHFKFSDNHQQPWDQTSTLTFTQKGVKDLVTNQTDWDSGYSETQYFKEVTAGHVDGYTPDIKTIAKRKITVNNQNFVAGQFEGTITYSPNRQYISVSYIDDTTGKQLANEVLNGYSNTSANYSTTETINSYLGQGYELVSDDTGGKDLEFNSSDNPNDQIYVVHLKHGYEDAQRTKTVVEEIKYQYEDGSQAHDLYHKELTFTQNGQLDKVTKTTNWNGDWTPAQTLAKVDSPTITGYHNDYASEPEHTITITNDNYDTDLNIYRTVTYYADSQNVAIVYVDKKTNKTLATESLKGKTGEHQTYSAQDYIQKKLTNYQNYTLDNDETQNGIEFPADGQLKVYYVYYVYLGHKTEDVSRTANVKQIIHYQSTDGRKLAEDTIVTKQVSQTGKHDLVDDTTAWGAWTQADFEVVQAPTIPGYANPNPDQIASKSLTVTNDNWQLDNTLENTILYTPKSQTATITFIDDDAKDPNDRQMATVTLNGHSNADSGYNTSSAIASYEKTGYVKVSDDTNGQDVIFDADDDVDQSFEVHFTHGKNSTSRPVTYQRVITYIYGNGGKAGQNVFASQTQTLEFEQKGIQDLVNKHVTWDKLDAQSFQEVPSQKIAGYVYDKAVVPASAITPADDDFAKGTVVINETVTYTAQPQKAKIYFIDGTTPTGRQLLFKELSGLSDMNSGYTTTDMIKGLEQLHYQLLTDETNGQEIVFDHNDEDQVYYVYFGHETEKDSRTKTVTETIDYVKDGAVLSDQRVTKELSFKQDGVKDLVNNIVDWNGTWTPTQKFAAVPSPAFKGYKAVPGQVDEIAITVNNDNYNQDLNVYKQVVYTANPQSAYIEYFDQDTGTIIGEKNLTGVSNQLSDYSTVNDIKAFEAKGYELVNDETGGQPIRFNDDDNVSQSFVVYLKHRHAAVNRSVKVQRVVHYVFRDGPKQGQTAASDYHDHDADLIFEQTGDEDLVTHTIVYDASYKNQAQFGELILTHGANYDAIAELIPGYHLNVNTLSPKTVVIDADTFDKASDGVFTVADTVYYIIDNQLANINYVDDDLDEKVVTIDQTTGQSGAKSSYDSAKTLKQLIYDKQTNPTGQYDLVSDGTKDGIVFDLDDQVDQTFVVHLKHHILKQAANREKTIKQTVLYKYADGTQAADPYSGKDMTFKQTGDLDMVTGAIDWNGAWTTDERQGKFDDVASPTIKGYTPDVTVLSHSPLTMDNDKYDAPIDLLDIVTYSPNNQTAIIKYVDIDNGGSLVAYDEAKGKTNEQINYDTKDQLSKLVYDEQTSPTGKYVLVSDGFAQALAAAQAQGQQLRFDNDDQNYQLFTIYLRHHYSSVDPDTDPASGIRKVSQIIHYVYQASQQPAANDNVQVLTFKRVGYQDDVTGKVYWPLWETVASQKTAAVASPTIKGYTPVNGQTEIGANEIAAAQKDDVVIYVNYAADPQQARIDYVDQNTGQTIQSDKVDGVTDAKIDYSTADQIKQLINKGYVLVSDEFTQAQDAGKAVFDQDGNALQTFTVTLKHGTQVIDPNHPDPDNPILPATPINPADPTGPVWPAKDQYDQTTQAIVHYQDASGNSLAPDSIQTARWTRTITVDKVTGKIIAATDWTSDPAEYAAVSSPVIDGYTPDQTMVSFEMTPADQVKTVLYAKNAVPVEPEQPTNPEQPAAPNEPSVPNHPSVPGQSAQPNMRGTQSTQLTVESPSTKTTMKQLPQTGNDKDQDASWSIMGLLTSLLSMFGLAGLVKKKHDRG from the coding sequence ATGCATGATGAAAAAATACATTACAAAATGTACAAAGATGGCAAGCAATGGGCCTTTGCGGCGATCGTGACGTTTACTTTTACGATCGTGCCCATGACGATGACGACGAATCATGCTGCCGCGGCCAGTACTGCTGAGCCAGCCGTTAATCTGCAAAATAGTGCGGCCACGTCAAGCAGCAGTGCGGTCACTTTGTCAGCCAGCGCGACCCAGGACACGGCAGCCGACAGTTATGCTGCTTCAACCGTAAATTCACCGACGAGTTCGACAGCTGCTAAGGCGCAATCGGCATCGACATCCAGCATGGCGGCAACAGCTGCTAGCCAGTCAGCCGCGACATCATCAGACCGCGCTGCTGCAGCGACGGCAAGTCAGACGCCGGCTTCAACGACTGCGGCAGAATCGAGTCAAACGTCATCGACAACTAGCCAAGCCGCTTCATCCAGTACCGGATCGGCAAGTCAGACGTCGCCAACCAGTCAATCAGCAGCCAATAGTCAAGCGGGTGCTGGCAAAACGATTACGCTTGATCTAAAACAGGCCGCGTCAACGGCAGCAGTCAGCACGGATGCAATTGCCAATCGTCTGGTCGCTAATGGTCTTAATGATACGGCAGCAACTTTTTCGGTTAAGGATCCTGAATATCCAAGCTCAATGTACGTTGATACTAAGGCCAACCGCTACACCTTCTTTTGGGCCACCAGCCGTGATAATCAGACTGGCGAGACTGGGGAATACAACATTGTCTTGTCAACGGATCGTTCCGGCAGCGGAATCTTGTACGTAACGATTCTTGATTCGACCAATAAAAAAGTCCTTAATGAATATACGATTAATGAAGATGACTATGAATATTACGTTACAACAAGTAAGGATTCATGGTCAGGAGTATATCTGGGCCGCATCTATAATGACCATTATTCAGGCGTCATTCGTAACCTTGATTCCAGATATGACTATAACTGGAGTCCGCGCTTTAACGTCAACCAAGGGGGCGCGGTCTCTGACAGTACCTACTACTCAATCCTCAGTTTCATGATTCCTAAGCTGGTTACGCAGACCACGTCCTACGTTGACGACAGCGGCAATCTGATCGCTCAAAGCTACGTTCAACAAGGATTAAGCGGTCAAATCTACACTACGACTGGCGGCAAGGTCGTCAATGGCTACTATGAAACCGTACCAAGCAACAGCAGCGGCTACATGTCTGAATTTGGCAAGATTGGCGATACATATACCAAAGACTGGCACAGTGGCGATAAGGTCGTCTTCACTCAGACCGGTGCTGACGGGACGATGCGCGCAGACTACTACTACAACAATCGGCTGCGCGGTTCCTACACATTGACGCCAAGCGGAGCAGGATCTTCTATTACCATCACTTCAGGCAGTGGCGGTACCATAACGATTTACAACATCTACATCCCGCAGACGCGCAACGTGCAGTATGTCTACAAAAAACTGGGCAGCCTGGTGATTGATTCAACTGACGCGGCGTTTGATGCTGCCAAAAAGACCAAGACGCAGTATGCCAACGATCCTGATGACGCAACCAGCGCGGCTGATGTCACGCTGCCGACAATTGCCGGCTTCGTACCGTTCATCAATGGCGTCGCGGTTACGGATTATACCTTTAACCCAACCAAATACATAACTTCTTTGGATCAAGACATTACGGTTGTCTATCGGGCTAAGCAAAAAGCGCGGGTTGACTTTGTTGATCAAGACAGCGGCAATCAAGTGATCTCCAGCAGTGGCACGCTGACTGATTTTGATGGGCAGCCGATCAACTTCTCAACGGCTGATCAGCTTAAGCAGCTGGTCTATGATGCCAAGACGAATCCCAATGGCAAGTACGATCTGGTCAAGGACGGCTTTCCAGCTGGCGCCACTTATGACAGCAATGCCAATATCGATCAGGTCTATCAGGTCGTCTTAAAGCATCACCATGAAACCGTTGATGGCAAGACGGAGCCAGCCAACGGTCAAAAAACAGTCAAGCGTACGATCGAATACTACTACCAAGGCGATGGCAAAGCCGCGTCATCCGTTGAGCAAAGCGTTACGTTTACGCGGACCGGTGATCGTGACCGTGTAACTGGTGACACGATTTGGGAGGATTGGAGCAAGGTCGCTGCCCAAAGCATTGCAGCCGTTGACTCGCCAAAGATCAATGGCTATACGGCTGATAAACTGACGGTGGCTGGCGCGACGATCAAGGCAACGGACAAAGACTCGACCGTGACGGTAACCTACGTGCCAAATAAACAGGCGGTCAAGGTTATCTATCATGACGATACGACCAACCAGGATCTGGCCGTTAAGGAATTCTCCGGTAACTCCGGGGCTGATAGTGGCCGAAACACGAAGGCGGCGATTGCTGAATACGTCAAGCAGCATCTCAAATTGGTCAGTGACAGCACGAATGGTCAAAACATCATCTTTGACAAGGACGATCAAAACGATCAGACCTATGTCGTTCATTTCGTTCATGAAACCGAAGCCGTCAAGCGGACCAAGACCGTTACTGAAACGATCGAACACCATAAGGCCATCAAGCAGCTGGATGGCACGACTAAATATGTCGACGTCAAAGATCAGCTGCCAGTCTACCAAGCTACGCTGACCTTCAATGAATCGGGGGTGCATGATCTGTACACCGATCAGAAGACCTGGAACGGTGACTGGACACCAACCCAGACTTTTAAGACCGTTGTTTCGCCAACGCTTGCCGGCTACACGCCTGACGTGGCTCAAGTCGATGCCGTAGCAATTACGGTTACTGATGCCAACTATGGCCAGTCGCTAAACGTTCACCATGACATTATCTATGTCGGTAAGAGTCAGATCCTGGTAGTCAACTATATTGACGACACAACGCCTAAAGTTCTTGAACACTGGACGGGAACCGGTCAATCAGGTCAGACGCTGGACTACACGACCGCAGCGACGATCAGCAAGTATCTAGGGCAGCATTACGTCTTGGTATCGGATGCCACCAACGGGAACCGGCCAGTCCTGGATGAAGACGACATCAGCAACAACCAGGTTCTGGAGGTTCATCTGAAGCATCAGACGACAAGTACCAGTCGGACGATGAAAGTCACCGAAGAAATCAAGTATGTCTACAAGGGTGATGCCAATTACAAGGACGGCACGCTGGTTGATCAGAGCCTGCTGAAGCAAGCCAACCCGCTGACCAGAGAGCTTGTCTTTGAACAGGATGGCGTAACTGATAACGTCACTAATACAACGACCTGGAATCAAGACTGGAAGCAGACCAAATCATTTAAGGCAGTTACCACGCCAAATCTGAAGGGTTATTCCGTTTCTGTCGATGAGGTTCCGGCTCAAAGCGTGACGATCGATGCCTCAACGTTTGATCAAAAGGGCAAGACCTACTCGTTTACGGTCAACTACACGCCGCTCAAGCAGACCGCGCTGATCAAATATATCGACGGCTCAGCTAACGATAAAGAGCTGGAGACTGACACGCAAACCGGGCTTTCCAATCAAAAACTGGACTACACGAGCATGCGCAACCAGATCCTGGCTAAATATGCCAACTACGAGGTTGCTTCTGATGAAACGGAAAACGGGATCGTCTTTAATGATGATGCTGGCCAAGATCAGATCTTTAAAATCGTCTTAAAGCACAAGACGGCAGCAGTAACGCGTTCAGTTGACGTTAAGCAGATCATTCACTTTAAGTTCAGCGATAACCATCAGCAGCCTTGGGACCAGACCAGCACGCTGACGTTTACGCAAAAAGGTGTCAAGGATCTGGTAACCAATCAGACTGATTGGGACAGCGGCTATTCCGAGACCCAGTATTTTAAAGAAGTAACGGCTGGTCATGTTGATGGCTACACGCCAGACATCAAGACGATTGCCAAGCGTAAGATTACCGTTAACAATCAAAACTTTGTCGCTGGCCAGTTTGAAGGAACGATCACCTACTCGCCAAATCGGCAGTACATTTCAGTCTCATATATTGACGATACCACGGGCAAGCAGCTGGCAAACGAGGTCTTAAACGGCTATTCAAATACCAGCGCCAACTATAGCACGACTGAAACGATCAATAGCTATCTTGGCCAAGGTTATGAACTGGTTTCTGATGATACTGGCGGAAAAGATCTGGAATTCAATTCTTCAGATAACCCCAACGATCAGATCTATGTCGTTCATCTCAAGCATGGCTATGAAGATGCACAACGGACGAAGACAGTCGTTGAAGAGATCAAGTATCAATATGAAGATGGCAGTCAGGCACATGATCTATATCACAAAGAGCTGACGTTTACGCAGAATGGTCAGTTAGACAAGGTCACTAAGACAACGAACTGGAACGGTGACTGGACACCTGCTCAGACACTGGCTAAGGTTGACTCGCCAACGATTACTGGCTATCACAATGACTATGCCAGCGAGCCGGAGCATACGATTACTATTACCAATGACAACTATGACACGGACCTGAATATCTATCGGACGGTTACCTACTATGCCGATTCGCAAAACGTCGCGATCGTCTACGTTGACAAAAAGACCAACAAAACGCTCGCCACCGAGTCTTTGAAAGGCAAGACCGGCGAGCATCAGACCTATAGTGCCCAGGATTACATTCAAAAGAAGCTGACGAACTACCAAAACTACACGCTTGATAATGATGAGACGCAAAATGGAATCGAGTTCCCAGCTGATGGCCAGTTGAAGGTCTACTATGTCTACTATGTCTACCTTGGTCACAAGACTGAAGATGTTTCTCGAACCGCAAACGTCAAGCAGATTATTCACTACCAGTCGACTGATGGACGCAAGCTGGCAGAAGATACGATTGTCACCAAGCAGGTCAGCCAAACTGGGAAGCACGACCTGGTTGACGACACGACAGCTTGGGGCGCATGGACGCAGGCTGATTTTGAAGTAGTTCAAGCACCAACGATTCCTGGCTATGCCAATCCTAACCCTGACCAGATCGCTAGCAAGTCATTGACGGTCACCAACGACAACTGGCAGCTGGATAACACGCTGGAGAACACGATTCTCTACACGCCTAAATCGCAGACGGCGACGATCACCTTTATTGATGACGATGCTAAAGACCCAAATGATCGGCAAATGGCAACCGTGACTCTGAACGGCCATTCCAACGCAGACAGCGGCTACAATACCAGTTCAGCAATCGCCAGCTATGAAAAGACTGGCTACGTTAAGGTCAGTGATGACACTAATGGCCAAGACGTGATCTTTGATGCCGATGATGATGTCGATCAAAGCTTTGAGGTTCACTTCACGCACGGCAAGAACTCGACTTCGCGCCCTGTCACCTACCAGCGGGTTATCACCTATATTTATGGCAATGGCGGCAAGGCGGGCCAAAACGTCTTTGCTTCTCAGACGCAGACGCTTGAATTCGAACAGAAGGGGATTCAGGATCTCGTCAACAAGCATGTTACCTGGGACAAGCTTGACGCGCAAAGCTTTCAAGAAGTGCCTTCGCAAAAGATCGCAGGCTATGTCTATGACAAGGCAGTCGTGCCAGCTTCTGCGATCACACCAGCTGATGATGATTTTGCTAAAGGAACGGTGGTCATTAATGAGACCGTAACCTACACGGCCCAGCCGCAAAAAGCCAAGATCTACTTTATCGATGGCACGACGCCAACCGGACGCCAGCTGCTTTTTAAGGAACTGAGCGGCTTGTCGGACATGAACAGCGGCTACACGACGACGGACATGATCAAAGGCCTTGAACAGCTGCACTACCAACTGCTTACCGATGAAACGAACGGCCAAGAGATCGTCTTTGATCATAATGATGAAGATCAGGTCTACTATGTCTACTTTGGCCATGAAACCGAAAAGGACTCGCGCACTAAGACCGTTACCGAAACCATTGATTATGTAAAAGATGGCGCCGTGCTTAGCGATCAGCGGGTAACCAAAGAACTGAGCTTCAAACAGGATGGGGTCAAGGATCTGGTTAACAATATCGTTGACTGGAACGGCACGTGGACGCCAACTCAAAAATTTGCTGCCGTACCTTCACCAGCTTTCAAAGGGTATAAGGCCGTCCCAGGTCAGGTTGATGAGATTGCCATTACGGTCAATAATGACAACTACAATCAGGATCTAAACGTTTACAAGCAGGTTGTCTACACTGCCAACCCACAGTCAGCCTACATTGAATACTTCGATCAGGATACTGGGACCATCATTGGCGAAAAGAATCTGACTGGCGTTAGCAATCAATTAAGCGACTATTCGACGGTTAACGATATTAAAGCTTTTGAAGCCAAGGGGTACGAACTGGTCAACGACGAAACGGGTGGCCAGCCGATCAGATTCAATGATGACGATAACGTTTCGCAAAGCTTTGTCGTCTACCTCAAGCATCGTCATGCAGCAGTTAACCGGTCAGTTAAGGTTCAGCGGGTCGTGCACTATGTCTTTCGGGATGGACCAAAGCAGGGGCAAACAGCGGCGTCTGATTACCATGATCATGATGCTGACCTGATCTTTGAACAAACCGGTGATGAGGATCTGGTCACGCATACGATCGTTTATGACGCCTCATACAAGAATCAGGCCCAATTTGGCGAACTGATCCTGACGCACGGAGCAAACTACGATGCCATTGCTGAATTGATTCCAGGCTATCATCTGAACGTCAACACACTTAGTCCTAAGACGGTCGTTATTGATGCGGATACGTTTGACAAGGCCAGTGACGGGGTCTTCACGGTTGCCGATACGGTCTACTACATCATCGACAACCAGCTGGCCAACATCAATTACGTCGATGATGATCTTGATGAAAAAGTCGTCACGATTGATCAGACAACCGGTCAGTCTGGGGCCAAGAGCAGCTATGACTCGGCTAAGACTTTGAAGCAGCTGATCTACGATAAACAGACCAACCCGACCGGCCAATATGATCTAGTCAGTGACGGCACAAAAGATGGCATTGTCTTTGACTTGGATGACCAGGTTGATCAGACGTTTGTCGTTCATTTGAAGCATCATATTCTAAAACAGGCGGCCAACCGTGAAAAGACCATCAAGCAGACGGTGCTCTATAAATACGCGGATGGGACGCAGGCGGCTGATCCATACTCTGGAAAGGACATGACGTTTAAGCAGACTGGCGATCTGGACATGGTTACCGGCGCGATTGACTGGAATGGCGCCTGGACGACCGATGAGCGGCAGGGCAAGTTTGACGATGTTGCCTCGCCGACAATCAAAGGCTACACGCCTGACGTGACGGTTCTGTCGCACAGTCCGCTGACCATGGACAACGACAAGTATGACGCGCCAATCGATCTGCTGGACATCGTAACCTATAGTCCGAATAATCAGACGGCAATCATCAAGTATGTCGACATCGATAATGGCGGCTCATTGGTTGCATACGATGAAGCAAAGGGCAAGACCAATGAGCAGATCAATTACGACACTAAAGATCAGCTCAGCAAACTGGTTTACGATGAGCAGACCAGCCCAACCGGCAAGTACGTTTTGGTCAGCGATGGCTTTGCTCAGGCACTGGCCGCCGCGCAAGCTCAAGGACAACAGCTGCGGTTTGACAATGACGATCAAAATTACCAGCTGTTTACGATCTATCTGCGTCACCATTACAGCAGCGTTGATCCGGACACTGATCCGGCCAGCGGCATTCGCAAGGTTTCTCAGATCATCCACTACGTTTACCAAGCCAGCCAGCAGCCGGCCGCCAATGACAACGTACAGGTACTGACCTTTAAACGGGTTGGCTACCAAGATGACGTGACGGGCAAGGTGTACTGGCCGCTTTGGGAAACCGTGGCATCACAAAAGACGGCTGCCGTTGCTTCACCGACAATCAAGGGCTACACGCCAGTCAATGGTCAGACGGAGATTGGCGCAAACGAGATCGCGGCCGCGCAAAAAGATGATGTCGTAATCTATGTCAACTACGCCGCTGATCCGCAACAGGCAAGAATCGATTACGTTGATCAGAATACTGGTCAGACGATTCAAAGTGACAAGGTTGATGGCGTAACTGATGCCAAGATCGACTACAGTACGGCTGATCAGATCAAGCAGCTGATCAATAAGGGCTACGTTTTGGTCAGTGACGAGTTTACCCAGGCTCAAGACGCAGGAAAGGCAGTCTTTGATCAAGATGGCAATGCTTTGCAGACATTTACCGTTACGCTCAAGCATGGCACGCAGGTAATCGATCCCAACCATCCGGATCCTGACAACCCAATTCTGCCAGCAACGCCAATCAATCCTGCCGATCCAACCGGTCCAGTCTGGCCAGCCAAGGATCAGTATGACCAGACGACGCAAGCTATCGTGCACTATCAAGATGCATCCGGCAACTCATTGGCACCAGACAGCATTCAGACGGCACGGTGGACGCGGACGATCACGGTTGACAAGGTGACAGGAAAGATCATTGCCGCTACGGATTGGACAAGTGATCCAGCTGAATACGCGGCAGTCAGCTCGCCAGTAATTGACGGCTACACGCCTGATCAGACGATGGTTTCATTTGAGATGACGCCGGCCGACCAAGTCAAAACGGTGCTCTACGCTAAAAACGCCGTGCCGGTTGAACCAGAACAGCCGACTAACCCTGAACAGCCAGCAGCACCAAATGAGCCAAGCGTACCAAATCATCCAAGCGTACCTGGCCAATCAGCACAGCCGAATATGCGTGGTACGCAGTCGACTCAGCTGACCGTCGAATCGCCAAGTACCAAGACGACGATGAAGCAGCTGCCACAGACTGGTAATGACAAAGACCAAGACGCGTCATGGAGCATCATGGGGCTGTTGACGTCACTGCTGAGCATGTTTGGTCTGGCGGGACTCGTTAAGAAGAAGCATGATCGCGGCTGA
- the phoU gene encoding phosphate signaling complex protein PhoU — MGDQNLAEILKVKKQFVAMGTLVSSQIHQATKSFLEHDTILAKQVISKDQQVNQTEVELEKNVFDVLIRKNPMASDFRETMSILKASSDMERIGDAAIRIARQTLRMSDKPTFTAAEKLIQQLTYQVRQMLDKVDEAFVNDDSDAAYAVASEDIKVDRLYLQLRQLVLSQQVKDKQQLKASDVYLIISRQLERVGDHIVNIAEWIVYAQTGKIVELNPGKTDPELIKK, encoded by the coding sequence ATGGGAGATCAAAATCTAGCAGAAATCTTAAAGGTAAAAAAGCAGTTCGTTGCCATGGGAACACTGGTCAGCTCGCAGATTCACCAAGCAACCAAATCCTTTTTGGAACATGATACGATCCTAGCCAAACAGGTAATTTCAAAGGATCAGCAAGTCAATCAAACTGAGGTCGAACTGGAAAAGAACGTTTTTGACGTCTTGATTCGCAAAAACCCAATGGCCTCTGATTTTCGCGAAACCATGTCAATTCTAAAGGCCAGTTCTGACATGGAGCGAATTGGCGATGCCGCGATCCGCATTGCTCGTCAAACGCTGCGCATGTCTGACAAGCCAACCTTTACTGCTGCTGAAAAGCTGATTCAACAACTGACCTACCAAGTGCGTCAGATGCTGGACAAGGTTGATGAGGCCTTCGTCAATGATGACAGTGACGCTGCCTATGCCGTTGCCAGCGAAGACATCAAGGTTGACCGGCTCTACCTGCAGCTGCGGCAACTGGTTTTGAGTCAGCAGGTCAAAGACAAGCAGCAGCTAAAAGCCTCTGACGTCTACTTGATCATCAGTCGTCAGTTAGAACGTGTCGGCGACCATATCGTCAATATTGCTGAATGGATCGTTTATGCTCAGACTGGCAAGATCGTTGAATTGAACCCCGGCAAAACCGACCCTGAACTAATCAAAAAATAA
- the pstB gene encoding phosphate ABC transporter ATP-binding protein PstB: MEKILKCKNVVLKYGTKEALHGINMEIEQDKITALIGPSGCGKSTLLKCFNRMHLDDNATVEGQILFNDQDIYDPKEDMVELRRQIGMVFQQPVPFPLSIYDNVAYGPRIGGVKDKEQLDQIVEESLKQAALWDEVKDDLKKSGLGLSGGQQQRLCIARTLAVKPQVILLDEPTSALDPISSGLIEETLMKLKDEYTIVIVTHNMQQAARISDYTAFMLNGSLIEFNSTKQMFEKPDNQLTDDYLNGRFG; this comes from the coding sequence ATGGAAAAAATTCTTAAATGTAAAAACGTGGTGCTCAAATACGGCACTAAAGAAGCACTGCACGGGATCAACATGGAGATTGAGCAAGACAAGATCACGGCTTTGATTGGTCCGTCCGGCTGCGGCAAGTCGACGCTGTTAAAATGCTTCAACCGCATGCACCTTGATGACAATGCCACGGTTGAAGGACAGATTCTGTTTAATGATCAAGACATTTATGATCCAAAAGAAGACATGGTCGAGCTGCGGCGGCAGATTGGCATGGTCTTCCAACAGCCGGTTCCCTTCCCGCTTTCCATCTATGACAATGTCGCCTATGGACCACGCATCGGCGGCGTTAAGGATAAGGAGCAGCTTGATCAGATCGTTGAAGAAAGTCTCAAACAGGCTGCCTTATGGGATGAAGTCAAAGATGATCTGAAAAAAAGCGGCCTGGGCCTTTCCGGTGGTCAGCAGCAGCGACTCTGCATCGCCCGTACGCTGGCCGTCAAGCCACAGGTAATCTTGCTGGACGAGCCAACCAGTGCCTTGGACCCGATTTCCAGCGGCTTGATTGAAGAGACGCTGATGAAGCTAAAAGATGAATACACGATCGTCATCGTTACGCATAACATGCAGCAGGCTGCCCGGATCTCTGACTACACGGCATTTATGCTCAATGGTTCTTTGATTGAGTTCAACTCAACCAAGCAGATGTTTGAAAAGCCAGACAACCAGCTGACTGATGACTACTTGAATGGGCGCTTCGGCTAA
- the pstB gene encoding phosphate ABC transporter ATP-binding protein PstB gives MAEYSFEDTYTLPVKEPLAMQTKNVSVYYGKQETPSLHQVSMDFAENKITALIGPSGSGKSTYLRCLNRMNDELGRIDGEILYRGINLNSPQVNVYETRREIGMVFQHPNPFAKSIRENITFAPKLYGIKDQQKLDQMVEESLKSVALWDEVKDSLDRSALSLSGGQQQRLCIARSLAMDPKIILMDEPASALDPISTSKLEETMQTLKKDHTIIIVTHNMQQAARCSDYCAFFYLGHVLEFNSTKDIFSNPKIKATNDYVSGNFG, from the coding sequence ATGGCTGAATATTCGTTTGAAGATACCTACACGCTGCCTGTCAAAGAACCATTGGCAATGCAGACTAAAAACGTCAGCGTATACTACGGCAAGCAGGAAACGCCCTCGCTTCATCAGGTCAGCATGGACTTTGCTGAAAACAAGATTACGGCCTTGATCGGTCCATCCGGTTCTGGGAAATCCACTTATCTGCGCTGTCTTAACCGGATGAATGACGAACTGGGCCGCATCGATGGCGAGATTCTGTATCGGGGAATCAATCTGAACTCGCCTCAAGTCAACGTCTACGAGACGCGGCGTGAAATCGGCATGGTCTTCCAGCATCCAAATCCATTTGCCAAATCGATCCGTGAAAACATCACCTTTGCGCCAAAGCTTTACGGCATCAAAGACCAGCAAAAGCTTGATCAGATGGTGGAAGAATCGTTAAAGAGCGTGGCACTCTGGGATGAGGTCAAAGATTCGCTTGATCGCAGCGCGCTTTCCCTTTCTGGTGGTCAGCAGCAGCGGCTATGCATTGCCCGTTCACTGGCCATGGATCCTAAAATCATTTTGATGGACGAGCCAGCCAGCGCCTTGGACCCAATCTCGACTTCTAAGCTGGAAGAAACGATGCAGACTCTGAAAAAGGACCACACGATCATCATCGTTACGCACAACATGCAGCAGGCCGCGCGCTGTTCTGATTACTGTGCCTTCTTCTACCTGGGGCATGTCTTGGAGTTCAACTCCACTAAAGACATCTTCAGCAACCCTAAGATTAAGGCAACCAATGATTACGTATCCGGTAACTTCGGCTAG